A region of the Ciona intestinalis chromosome 12, KH, whole genome shotgun sequence genome:
aaaattcgtttttttaaaatgattagggttttatgaatttataaTGCTGAGAATTAAGGTATTGGTCTCATGTCCCCTGTCAAGCGCTTTACGCGCACTTTTCTTTCCGTTAGAAGCTTAACTTGTAAATAATTAACCTAAATGGCTTGTTaatgtttgtctgctaggtgtagtgACCACGCttctttcttccaattaaattatcatattttttaacagtagcgtgttttaacgactgtcgctttgtTGCTATACCTTGTCTTTTCAATTGTAATTGATGAGACAACATTGtaattgtatataaaaattaccaaaaatcaGCTTCAAAAATTACTAAActattaaaatcaattttttggaaatttgtTAACTCAGTTTTTGGCCGAACTAAATAAAAGTACTTAGTGACTACttaaaatagagtaaaaatgAAATGATATCTCACAGAAATAAAgcaataaacatataaacacaTACCATCGACCATGTATGCCATGAGTGTCCAGGGTGCCCCACTAAATCCTATAAGAGGGACTTTCCCATCTAGTTTTTGTCTCGTAAGTTTTATAGCGTCAAACACATAACCGAGTTCTTTATCCACGTCTGGTGTTTGATTCAATGTTTTCAAGTCCTCTGGGTTGGCCAAGGGTCTGAaaaaatgtgaatgaatgtacgtaacttactttatcttcgagtggctggaaaacgacagtcgttaaacatcagtgttctgtttcatacccagcgtgccagcttacgagttaccatgtatgttactttgtgggtgattttttttatgtgtgactgataatttgaataacccattagtgaccactgagttggagcaattgccagtAAGTGTCTTGTTCAATTTAACTGGTAGCTTTCGTAATGTGGCCATTGACCCATTAGTGATTATCATCCGATCTAGATAGACGTTCCTCATCAAATGGGATAGTGTTACTACCATTGTTCGGACCTCAGCTACATACCCTTTACATACGGCTTATatacacaaagtttaaaagacACCTGATTTTTGTGGGGACTTCTTGACTCTGCGAGCCATATATATTCAACTACTTcaaattcaatataaaaatacaagagCTATTCCTATATTAAATGCTTGCCTATATAATAGCTAAGCTTGCATTGTCAATCACTTTAACTAAAAGGTTAGATAGTTTGCAGTTGTAACACAAAGTCAACAGGTTCAGTACTCAAATCAGCTACCAAATTGGGCGTGTGCTTTCTGAAGCAAGACACCCAACTGACAATGCAAAAATCCtcaataaagttacatatgtggtaactcgtaagcaggaaaaagatatatgaaacagaacactcatgttataacgactgtcattgcttcACCACgtaagaataaacaagttactttcatttattcattcaacttttaagcaggcacaaggtgtatgcaacaacatccatgttataacaactgtcattgcttcaccacacgagaataaacaagttacatttatttataacaacatgCTCTTACTTTGGAAATACAGGCCCTTTGCCAGGAACCATCTGAACCTCCATGCCCAGTGCTTGCGGTATGACGAGAATATCCGAGAATATAATGGCAGCGTCGAGCTCCATTCGCCTTAGTGGTTGTAGCGTGACCTCACATGCCAACTCCGGCGTTCGGCAGACAGTGAAGAAGTCATGCTTGGCTCGGACTTCTTGAAATTCTTTTAAGTATctgggtaaaaaaaacattcaatctgtcttaaaatttaaacaaaatatatatatatgattaaatgaataaatgtaacttactttatccctaCGTGGCCGaaacgacagttattataacacggtgttctttttcatacacgtGATATTAGtttactagttaccacatatgtaaatttgtgggtatttttttctgtgctatgcctgacaatttagacaactaataagtgaccgctgggtttgAGCGatcgccgttaagtgtcttgcccaaggacacatgcgcaCAATAGTAGCAGTAATTAAGCATACCTTCCAGCTTGCCGCATTGCCCATACTGGAGTCCGTTCCACTTTTTCACAGAATGCAGCTCGAATAAAAAGGTCATTCTTTAATGGAGCAAAGTCacacatgttttaatattctgcaaaataaatctgaaaataccaaacaaattgtcaatttctgtttaaatacattcaataaatttcatgttttttcataccaaacatttttttaaaaacaaatttgccAAAATTTAGACACCAAATTTAATGTAACAAAACACCATTTATTTtcagaatattaaaaacaaagttgcaAAAATCTCAAATGTAATTCGATTCTGTTTATTGTTAGATAGGTATTAGGACTTCCCAGTTACAAGCATGAAAAAAGACTTATTTGATTGCAGTAAATTTCTGGCACGAGCTGTCCCTACAACATGGTCTAATTTTTTGGAATCAAACTTCGAATAAATTGCACTGACTGACATATTAACATCAGCACCTGACATCATATTACACAACTCACTGAAAAAATGGGGGTGGGTAGGCAGGTCATAGAACACAATATGCTTAATGCCTTTTATGTTTGGCCTATGGTAGAAATGGTATCGCTCAGAGTACAAGAGAATTGGAAATTTTTGAATGAGAAAATTACGGCGTGCTTTTCCTACAGTTTTTGAGTCGCTATATTCGCTGATGTAACCAAAAGCAGGGCCAGCAGCGGACTTTACTTGCCTTCTCATATGGTTTTTGATGCGCACAAAGTCATAGTATTGTGGTATGTACACAAGGGTGCCAGGCTGTTGTTGTGCTTTAGAAATATAGTCGAGAAAAAACTTAAACCTGGTGTCTGGTACATCAGAAAATTTAAGCTGGAAAGTATTTAATCTGTGAAAGCCTAACGgaagttgttttataacacCACAAACAGAGCCTTCAAGTTTAGAGTCATTAAAAGACACCAAGCCATTCCGATTCGAACAGTATTTTGTTTGCAGAGTTGAAATTGAAGGTAAATCCACGCTGGTGAAGACAAGGTTTTGGCAATAGTGTTTAGAGTGCCCGTCTAAACAGTAGTCAAATACCCGGGAAAAATCAACATCGTGAGAATCTTTTGGCTGTAAATGAAGATGCTTCATGATGTGTAGGACATGCTCCCAGTTCTGCATCATAAATACATCCGCGTGATCCAAAACAAAGATTTCAATAGAAGAGAGGAAATCATACTCATAATGGGCCTCTCCTATTTCCCCGATTGCGGTTCGTAGACCAAGAGGAGAAGCGATAATGATgtcagatttataaaactgggAATATAGCCTCATTTTTCCTTGCGCGAGTGTGATACCAATCCTAAAGTGCTCGTCCGTGTGTCCGGAGAACAGCATCCGATAATCTTCTGGTTTTTTCTCCATCTTTTCCGCATCTTCTTCAGAAGAGCCGAAGTCTTCTTTGAAGCGTTTTTTGAAAGCGACCtccatttttttgttgttctgCAAGAGCGAAATTAAAGTGTTCACAATCTCAAACGCTTTTGACCGAAAAGGAGACAGAATAAGAACTTTAGGTTGAACAAGCCCCCTGTCTTTTACATCATTTACTTCTTCATTGCTATTCTcagaaagtttaattttttggtcATTTCTTTGCAGAACTGCACGAGATTTTAAAAGGTGGTTTAAAATCCGTGCACAATAAGCTAACCTTATTTCTGAACTCTGCTGAAGGTAATTCTGATCCGAATAATACACGCTAGCTTGTTGTTGTAGAGCTTCACACAGCTTAAAATAAACTGCAGAATCCACTACTCCAGTTTTAATGGTTTGCGATAGCTTTAACCAGTTTTCAGAAACCACTTTCGGCAGTTGAAAACACTTCTCTAAATCGCTAACAGTGCTTGGGAAGTCATTATCCGAAGCCAGTAGACTTTCATCGCCTTCATCGACAGTTTCTGGAACTTTTTGGCGCTGAAAAAGACGGACAAGTTTATTTTGGACAACTTTTGACGACCGCATACTGTATTTTGCATTCAGGTTTTCCAGTTCTGAATCGTCCAATAAATAACTCTGTTTCGCCTCCCAGGATTTAACATCAGAGTCATTTAGGAGGATTCCATCATCTTTATAgacttcttcctcttcttcattTTCGGAAGACTCCGATTTGTCATTTTCAGATTCTACTTTAGAGGGCGCTGATTCAGCAGGACGAATTTTCTTTTTCGCTGGtgcatttttctttgtttttgtcGCTCTTTTCATTTCAGattaaaattttctaaatttattttaacacagtaCTGTAAGAATCTGGATTTGGGAAAAAAAtgactttattaattaaaatagtaaagtatattttactgt
Encoded here:
- the LOC100184993 gene encoding digestive organ expansion factor homolog, which translates into the protein MKRATKTKKNAPAKKKIRPAESAPSKVESENDKSESSENEEEEEVYKDDGILLNDSDVKSWEAKQSYLLDDSELENLNAKYSMRSSKVVQNKLVRLFQRQKVPETVDEGDESLLASDNDFPSTVSDLEKCFQLPKVVSENWLKLSQTIKTGVVDSAVYFKLCEALQQQASVYYSDQNYLQQSSEIRLAYCARILNHLLKSRAVLQRNDQKIKLSENSNEEVNDVKDRGLVQPKVLILSPFRSKAFEIVNTLISLLQNNKKMEVAFKKRFKEDFGSSEEDAEKMEKKPEDYRMLFSGHTDEHFRIGITLAQGKMRLYSQFYKSDIIIASPLGLRTAIGEIGEAHYEYDFLSSIEIFVLDHADVFMMQNWEHVLHIMKHLHLQPKDSHDVDFSRVFDYCLDGHSKHYCQNLVFTSVDLPSISTLQTKYCSNRNGLVSFNDSKLEGSVCGVIKQLPLGFHRLNTFQLKFSDVPDTRFKFFLDYISKAQQQPGTLVYIPQYYDFVRIKNHMRRQVKSAAGPAFGYISEYSDSKTVGKARRNFLIQKFPILLYSERYHFYHRPNIKGIKHIVFYDLPTHPHFFSELCNMMSGADVNMSVSAIYSKFDSKKLDHVVGTARARNLLQSNKSFFMLVTGKS